The region CCCACAGATGGCTGCCGCGCTAGCCGACCCGGACACCGGCCCGCACGCCAGCGCCGTCCGCCTCGTCACCACCATGCAGGAACTGGGCCCGCAGATGTTCGCCATGCTGGCCGGCACCTATCACCAACCGGCCGACGACCCCGACCGGGACACCCGCGAGCAACCGGCCCCACCGGAACCTGCCGACGACACAAGATTCGGCCGAGTAGTCCGGCTCCTCGCCGCAGCCGACGAGCGAACCCTGATCCGAGTCGAGCGCCTCCTAGACGCCGAGCGTTCCCTGAACGCCGACAACGACTAGCTACAGCACCTCAGCCGGCCAGAAAATCCGTCCCACGCCCCACCCACCAGCTGCCAGCTGCCAGCTGCCCCAGATTGGGTGGACGTTCGTACCGCCGAGCAGCACATTCTGCGCACCCACCACACCGCCGCGACAACGAAAACCGGACCTACCTGGCGGCTGGTGGCGGGTCGTTGTCCCTCGAGGCAACTTCGGAGGGGCGCCAGATTTCCAATCGCGGCCCCGCGGACCTGCCTCGTACCATCGGTGTTGTCACGTGGTGGTTATGCCCTCGAGGGGATGAGTGCGAGTCGAAACTGCTCTGTTCGGGCGTATGAGTCAGAGCCTGCCCGAGGCCGTTAGGCAGGAATTGTCGTCGCGCAACCGCCTGTTGCCGCGTCGCTGGGACTACGTCGCCCTGTCAGCGGACTCGTCCGCTGTGGAGAGGTGGCTGCGCCCGCGGTTGCGGCGCGGCCCCTCTGGTAGAGCCGCCAGCGTCGTTTTCGCAGACAAGGGTTGGCGCGGGGCGCGACCGCTGCACGTCATGACCCTCGAGGACAGGGTGCTGTACAGGGCCCTGGTCGGGCTCGTCAAAGAGGCGCTGCCGGACCGGCTGCGAAACCGAGAATCGATCGAGCAGTTCCGTGCCGCGCCGCTCGACGTTCCGAGCGTCAGGTACATCAGCAAGACAGACGTGACTGCCTATTATGAGTTCGTTGACCATGAGTTGCTCTGCGCAGAACTGGTAGCCCAGACAGGCGAAGAACTTGCGGTGGAGTCGCTTGCCGACCTGTTGGCCTCGGTTATCGGCCGTCGAGTAGGCCTACCGCAGGTGCACCCATCCAGCGATGTTCTGGGTGATAGTTACATCGATCCTGTTCGGAGGCGTCTACTCCGGCGAGGTCACGCCACGTTCACCTACTCTGACGACTTCAGGATTGCCTCACGTTCGCTGGGCGAAGCGCGCAAGTCGTTGGAGGCGTGCGCCATGGAGGTGCATGCCCTTGGCTTGGTGCTCAACGAGCGTAAGACCTATACCTACGGTATGGCGAGGTACCGGGAGTCACTGACATCGTTCGCTGAAGCAGAGCGACGCTTGTTCGAGGAGGGCGACTCGGCCGACTCGTCGGGCGGCCTTGGATTTCTGGATTCGGGCTACGGCGACGCGGATGGTGAGGAGACTGGGCGGTCTACTCTTGGCGCCTCACCAGCGAACAGCAGTGTCGACGAGGATGATGCGTTCACCGCCGAGAATGACGAGGTCGCTGAGGAGATCGACGCCCGCCGCGTCCAAGCCGCTCAGCGGGCGTGGGAGCTGTGGGAGGAGGAAGACGAGTCCGAGGAGACGCAGGCGGGCCAAGACGCCGCCATAACGCAGTCTTTGCTTGGCCGAGCCTTGTTGACGCTTGGCGTGGCTGGCGACAATCGTCCGCTGAAATTGCTGTCTGCCCTCCTCCGCTACGAGCCGGCGCTGACACCACAGGTAGCGGCATATCTCGACGCGTATGGACGGGGCGGCAGACGTGCGCGTACCGAGATCCGAAGCGCGCTTGACCAGGTCGTTAGCGGCAACATCCTCAGCACATGGCAGGGAATCTGGATCGCCCATGCAGCCGGCGGTGTGCAACGAGCGACACGTAAACATGCCTATGAGGACTGGCTCGCACGCTGCGTCGCCGACGGCCAAGATGGCCTCGCCGCCACCGCTGCGGCGTCGTTGGGGCGGATCGGCCGAGGTGATGCCGGTGTGGTTGCATCCGCCGTCGATCGGGTCGGCCCCGAATGGCGTCGCCTGGCGTTCTGGGGCCTGATCGGCCTTGATCGCGCTCGCGCCGAAAGTACCGCCGACGACGAGTTGGATCGGCTGCTGATGGCCCAAGCGGCTGAACAGTGACTGCGTCGGTTCCGCGAGTTCTGTCAGTCGAAGCTGAAGCGGCGTCGGCACTGCTGTTCCGCACTCTAGGCGCTCACCGAGCAGCCGTCGCGGCCCTAAAACCGCAGCCGCGTTCCCGCCTGCGACCATCCCCAGATGGAGACCCAGTACAGGATCGATGCCAAGCCACTCTGGTCAGGCTGCTATCGATCACCGAGGCGTTCGCTGCGGAGTTGCTGTCACGCGAAGTAGAGCGGGCCCTTTCGGGCGCCTCGAACGCGACGGCCACCAAGATCGCCGAAGATGCCATCATCCGCGGTACCGGGGGTTGGTCAGATCAGCAGAGGTCATACAAGGATTGGCTCGGAGTCAACGAGGACTGGAAGGCGGTCGAGCGACTGGCCGAGGCACGTAACGCCGTCGCCCACGGCCTAGGCAAGCTGACCAGACGCCAGATCCGCAGCGAGCGCAGCGTCAAGGACAAGCTGAGGGCTGCTGGCATCACCGTCGACGACAACCGGGTCGTGCTGTCCGACGGGAGCCTCGCCGCAGCCGCCTCAGCATGCCGCGACTTTATCGAAAGACTTGATCTGGCAGTCCAAGCGAAAGTCTGACCGGGAGGTCACAGTCGGCGGGCTACTGCCGGGCTGGTCAGGTCCCCTACAGTCCGGGCGAGGTCGGCGCTGACCCGCGCGACCAGGGCCAGCCCGGAGATCTCCGGGTAACGACTCGCCCGCCACCGCTCCGCCAAACGCCGACCCAGAGTCGGTTTCGTGCCTGAGTCAGCGCTCGAAGCCGTGGACGTTTGCCGCCGAGGCGCGCTCCTGCCAGCCGGCGGGCTCCCGGCACACCATGATCTTTTCCGATGTGCGCGGTGTGTGCTCCCCAGCGGATGCCAACCCGGGTGAACCGGTGCCAACGCGGGTCACTACGGCCGACCGCCGGTCGCAAACCACGGTTCGTGTGCTCCGGGTGTGGTCCTGGGCTGGGCGAACAGGGGGCCGGGTGACGTGGGTCAACGTGAGCCACTCCCTGCCACCCCAGGTGAACCCCCAGGTCGCTAGACTGTGCCCTCGCGCCCCCGTAGCTCAGGGGATAGAGCATCGGTTTCCTAAACCGTGTGTCGCAGGTTCGAATCCTGCCGGGGGCACCTCGATACACAGCCGAAACGCCATCTGAGCTGGCAATAAACACGCTGCTCAATTAGAACAGGTGTGCAGCCGTAGGTCACCGGAAGCCGGCGTTTGTCGTAGGTCGCGGAACAGACGCGGAATGACCTTGAAGTCATCTGCCCAGGTCAGCCGATACGGCCGGGGCAAGATCCGGAACGGCGACCATCATACGGGCCACGCCACGCCTGTCAGAGCCTCAGCGATCCTGTCGTTGACGGTGGCCTCTGCGCCGTCGATGCACTTGGCGTAGACCTTGAGCAGTACGTCCACGGAGTGTCCGGCCCGGTCGGCTACTTCGGTTGCTGGCACACCGGCGTTGAGCCACAGCGACACGGCGGCGTGCCGCAGGTCGTATGGCCGACCAGCGAGCGGAGAGTCAACCTGGCGCGGCGTCAACGCGAGCCGACGCGCCTCATCCCAGACGCGCGAGTACGTCGAGGCGGCAACCACGTTGCCCCGCTCACTCTGGAACAGCCGGCCGTCCTTGGCGACGCCGAACCGCTCCAAGTGTGCGCGCAGGATCGTCACGAGCGTGGGCGGCATCGGCACGCTGCGCGGCTCATCCTCGGCCCGGTGCTTCAGCCCTCGATCGTCGTGAACCTCGCCGCTGTCGGTCCACCGCTTGCCTGCCTGGGGTCGACTCTTGGCCAGCGTCAGTCGACCCCATCCCTTCTCGGGTAGGTCGCAGTCCTGCTCACGCAACGCCAACGCCTCTGCTGGACGGAGCGCGGCGAAGTACAGGCAGGCGAAGAACGCGACCAGGCGCTCACCACGCTTGGCCTTTCGTCCCCGCTGGCCGACGTAGGTGACAGCGATCAGCAGTTCCAGCGCCTGGCGTTGGTTGACGACCACCCGCCGATCGACGACCTCGGCAATCTTCTTCCGTTGCGATCGCACCCGAAGCTTGTCGATCGGGTTGAATTCCAGCTCTTCCAGCTCGACCGCGTACTGAAGCGCGTTGTAGAACACCGACCGCTTCCGGCGGGCGGTGGTCGCGGCGGCCGGCTTGCCGTCGAGCTTCACCACCAGGACGTCGAGCGCACTCCGAACGGTTGCCGCCTCCCGAAGCTCAGGCAGCGGCAGGGAAGCGTGGCGCAGCCAGCGCATCGCGTCAGCGAGGTCCGGCGGCATGTCGAGGCCACGAGCTGGCGGCGGCAGCACGTGGTTACGCAGCGCTTGGCGAAGCAGCTCGACCGGCGGCCGACCTGTGGCGTCCTTGACGAGTGCCGCTGTGACGGCGGCGAGCGCCTCGGTCATGCTGTCGCGGGATTTGGCCGCAGCGCCCGCCCACTTCATGTCGACGTACTTTGTGGCGAAGTCCAGCCAGGTTGTGGCCGCCGGGGCTTCGGTCAGCGAGTCCGGTAGCCCGGTGTCAGTATCGAAAGCCTCGCCCTGGTTGGCTGCCTGCATCAGGTCGGAGCGGAAGCTGTCGGCCAAGGCCCGGGTGACGAACGTGCGGGACTTCTCGCGGCCAGCCACCACCCACCGGACGGTGTACGACCGCTTGACCTTCTTCGACCCGATACCTCCGGCGTTCGGTTTGATCGCCCAGATGCGCACGCGACGAGACTTCACGCCGCCACCTCGCGCCGCTGCTCCAGCCAGATCCGGAGGTCTTTCCTCGAAATCCGAAGCTCCCCGTTGGGAAGCCGGATGCAGGCCGGGGCGATGCCGAGTTCGCGCCACCGGTAGAACGTCCGGCGGGACACGTTGTTAAGCGCGGCGAGCACCTCCGGAACGGTCATCAGGTCGTCATCCACGGTCAGAGGTCCTTCCTCCTGTCGTATCAAGCGGCGACCGGCGTGGAGCCGGCCAAGGTGGTGCCGAGTTCGTGGGCGAGTTCTTCGCGGCCGGTGGCGTGTCGGGCGCGGGCCATGGCGGCGGCGGTGTTGGCGAGCAGCGCGTCTCCGGTGGTGTGCCAGCCGACGCCGGCGAAGGTGAGGGTGCCGACGATGAGCGGGGTGGTGTCGTTGAGGTGGTCGACGGCCCGCAGGGCGGCGGGTTGCTCGTCGGCCTGGTGCTCGTGTTCGTGGCGGCGGAAGGCGACGCGGGTGTCGCGTAGGAGTTGGAAGGTGACGGAGTAGCGGCGGGCTTTGGTGAGGAAGTGGCCGCCGAAGCCGAGCATGTGTGCCCACCGACGCAGCCGGGCGTAAGGGTTGCCGGTCGCCGGTTTCGCCGGTTCGGCGTCAAGGCTGGCTTGACGTTCGGCGACGCAGACGGGGCAAGCGCGGTAACGGGTGTGGGTGCCGCAGTCGGGGCACTCCCACCGCTCGACGAAGCCGGGTGTGGGCCGGTAGTCCCGGGGCCGCTGCGAGAGCGGGACGGGTGTGCTCGTGGGTCGGCCGAGTCGCCAGCAGGCGTCGATGAGGCGGGCGGTGTGGTCGCCGTCGGGGTCGGCGTAGTCGCCGATGCTGTCGGCGTCGAGCCTGACGGAGCGGTGCCCGGTTACCTCGGTGCTCTTGGTGGCGTACTTGGCAAGGTAGCCGGCGACCATGCCGTCGGTGACCTCACCGCTCCCGGTCAGACTGATGGGTCGGATGTCGAGGCCCTTGGACGGGTCACCCCACACGATCGACCAGCCCTCGGGCCGGTCGGGATGGGTAGGGGTGGTGTAGCCGACCTGGGTCACAGCGTGGCGGATGGCGTCGTCGAGGTCGGCGGCGGTGAACCCGGCCGGTGGTGGGATGACGGCGGTGGGATCGGTGGGGTCGACGCCGTCGAGGCGCACCAGGGCGTGGAAGTGCACTGCTCCGCGTGCTTGGAACTCGGCGGCTTTGCCGTGGGACAGCCGGACCGGAGCGAGGGTGCGGACCTTGCCCGAGGCTGTGACCATTCGGGCCGGGGGGATGCCGCGTCGGCGGGCGAGTTGGGCCAGGTGGCGTTCCGCGGCTTGCTTGGTGCGCCGCCATAGTTCGCCTGCGAACACGTTCCAGACGACCTGGTGGTCGTGGTCGTAGCAGTCCAGGCACAGCGGCTGCCCGAGCACCTGGTCCCCGGGTTCGTGGCGTGCCCAGCAGACGGCCGGGAGGCCGTGGGCGCAGAGTCCGGCGGTGGGGTCGGTGCTGCGGCGGGCGTGGCAGGGGTCGGGGCGGCAGTCGCAGCGTTTGCGGTTGGCGCAGGTGTGCCGCTTGACCGCGCGGACGTGCACAGCACCGAAGGACGGCGCGGTGAATGTGGCGAACACGGCCGGGTGTCGGGAGACGGTGTCAGGGACGCCTTTGCCGCCGACGAGGCCGGCGCGCAGGAGTTGGTAGGCGTCGCGTTGGTAGACGCCAGCGCAGGTTGGGCAGACGGTGGCGCGTCGGTTGCCGCACGCCTTGTAGATGGCGGCGTCGGGCATGGCGTCGGTGTGCCGGGCGTCGAGGAGTCGGCCGGTGGAGGGTTCGACGGTGAGGAGCTGCCCGGCGAGGCGGATGGGTCGGGTGCAGCCGGCGGCGGCGCGGACGTGTTCGATCCAGCCGAAGTAGTCGGGGTGCTGGGCGCGGGTGAACGCGGAGCCGGCGGCGGTGTAGCCGACGAACGGGATGGTGTCGGCGTTCGAGCCCACACCCCGGGCCGAAGCGCGGGGTGTGAGGTCCAGCGTCGAATCCATCAGCCGACGACCTCGTGGTGTCGGTTGGTGATGGTGTGTTGGGTGACGATGATGCGGCAGGCGCCGCACTGGCGGTCGGCCGGTTCGTGCCGGTGGCACGGAACAGTGGTGGTCGTGTCGCCGCAGCGGATCGTGGCCGGGGTGCGGCAGGGACCGCCGGGGATGACGTCGACGACGGTGCGTCGGGTGTCGTAGATGTGTGGTTCGGCGAAGGCCGGGCAGGTGTGGAAGGTGTAGTCGATGTCGACGACGTGGATGGTCATCGGGCACCACCCGTGACGGGGGTGCCGTTGACGGCCGGGGTGTGGCCGGTGATGGTGTGCAGCAGTTCCCGGGCGATGTCCGGGGTGACGGAGAGCAGGCCGGCGAGTTCGTCGATGGTGATGGGTCGGCCGGTGCTCTGTTCGTGGCGTCCGACAACGAATCGGGCGGTGGGCATCAGGTGCGCCGGAACCTCGGGCCGGGCGGCCGGGATCGGGGTGAAGGCGGGTGCCGTGATGGCGGCCGGCGCAGGTGGCGGCGTGGCGTCGACGGCCGGCACAGGGGCCGGGGTGGTGTCGACGGCCGGCGTGGTGGTCGGCGCGGTGGCCGGTGTCGTGTCGGTGAGGTCGTTGACGGCGGCGAGGAGGGCGGCGGCTTCGGCTTGGATGGCGGCGAAGTCGGGGCGGATGCGTCCGGCGACGAGTTCGACGCCGATGACGAGGACGACGACCAGGGCGAAGACCAGGCGTAGGCCGAGGCTGCCTGGTGAGGCGAAGTTGATGGTGGCCGACAGCATGGCGGCGGCGGCGAAGACAACCATGGCACCACGCTTGGCGTCTTTGGCGATACCGGAGGTGCGGACGACGGTCAGCATCGACACCATCGCGGCGTCGAAGATCAGCGGCACGAGGTAAGCGAAGTAGCCGGCGTTCTGAGTCCACAGGTAGTGGGCCTGGTGCAGGTAGCTGGTCAGCAAAGCGCCGAGCAGGACGAAGCGGTTGTACCGCTTGATGGAGGCAATCGCCTTGAGCATGGTCGGTACGGCGTTGCGGGCGTACTCGGCGGCGAACTGCTCGGTGACGGCAGTGGGGTCAGTGGTGGCCATGGGGAGTCACCTCCGGAGCCGGGATGGCGTCGAGGGGGATGAGGTCGACCACGCCGGAGCAGTGGGCGCACATGATGGGGGCCAGCCCTTGGGCGGCGAGCTGCTGCCGGAAGCAGGGCAGGCAGGCGAAGTCGGCCGGGAACAGTCCGTCGCCCTCGCAGAGGGCGCAGGCTCCGAGGCAGACGGGGCAGGGCTTGTAGACCGGGCCGAGGATGTCGTGGATGCCGGCAGGGCTGCTGCCCTCGATGCACCACAGGCAGGGGTCAGATAGGTGGAAGCTCACGACGGGTTCCCTTCGTGGCAGTCGAGGCATTCGCCGTAGCGGCGGGGGATGTAGTAGGGCTTGACCTGCTGGCAGATCCGGCAGGTCCGGCGGGCACGAAGCGCCTTGGCGATGGCCTCCCGCTGAGCGGGCGTGGCAGTGCGCTTCGGTGCTGCCATGTCGAGGCGGTAGAGGTAGGCGACCCGATGCTGTTTGCGGTGCCGCCAATAGATCTGCGCAATGGGGTCTTGGCCGTTGGGGCGAAGGCCGGCGGCGCGCAGCTGCCGCACGGTGGCCAGGCCGTCGGGGGCGCAGTGGTAGGGGAAGGTGGGGAACCCGTAGCGGGTGCCGAGCGGGTCGTAGAACTCGACCCGGATGCCGGTGCGCTCGGCCAGGTTGTCGAGGTCGACGCTGCGCAGGTCGGTCATGGTTTGTCACCGCCCCAGCGCTGTTGGGCGGCCTGCTTGGAGATTCCGAGCCGGGAGCCGATTTCCGACCAGGAGTAGCCGAACGTGCGGAGGCCGATCACGGCCTCACCGATGGCGTCGTCAATGACCGACGACAGGGCGACCAGGTCGCGCAGTGCTTCCACATCGCCGGTGGCGACGCGACGACCGTGAGCGCGGATGATCCGGCGGCCGAACGCGGCGAACTCGTCGTTCTCGACGACATTGCGGCGCTTCTGCCGAGGAAGCTTCGGCGTCAAGGGCTTCTTGACGGTGCTCATTAGTTCTCGCCTCCCGTGATGTGGAGGCAGTCCCACTCGTCGGCAGCCGCTTCCAGGGCGGTGATGACCTGCTCGGCAGTGCGGGCCGGGTCGTCGTTCCACGAGTACGGGGAGTCCCACTCACCGAGTAGGTGGCCGTCCTCATCGACGAGGAAGATCGGGGCGATGGTGTCGAGGTAGTCGACGAACGCGCCGAGGGTGCCGAGGTAGTCGGCGAGGGTGTCGGGGCCGAGTTGGGAGAAGTGCTCGACGCGGTGTCCGGCGCAGGCGATGCCGATAGCCCCGGCGGCGCAGGCCGGCGGGGTGAGGTGGTCGGCGGGTTCGTAGATGTCGTAGTAGCTGCCCTGGGTCCAGCCGTGCCGGCGCAGGTAGAGAGCAGCCATCCGCAGCAGATCGGCCGGTGTGACCGGTGCTGTGGTGGGTGGGTTCTGGGTAGCCTTCATGGCAACCACGTCCTTTCAGAAGGGCTTGGTGGGAGGTCGGCGGAACCGGTTCGCTTTCCAGGGCTGAGGCCGGTTCCGTCGGCCGATCAGTGAGTGCGCAGCCGCAGGTAGCGGCGTTGGCGGTTGTCGTCGCCGCCCATTGGCGTCGGTGAGGACAGGTAGACCAGTCGGCCGCTGGCGGACGCGGCGCGGACCATGACGGCGATGTCCTCAGGACGGCCGATGACCCACAGTTCGGTGAATTGGGCGGCCCGCTGGTTGTTGGCCTTGGCGTAGGCGCGTTCGCGGGTGGTCATGCCGCCATCTCCCACTCCGTGGAGGTGCCGGCCGGGATGGGAAGGCCGCCGGGGCGGCGGGTCCAGGCGGCGTAGTCGGCGATGTTGTAGATGTCGGTGTCGGTGAGGTAGGCGGCCTTGATGCGGCGGGGGACGCCGCCTTCGGCCAGGAGGTACGCCGCGCCTTGGTTGGTGGGCGCAATGTCGGAGGCGGTGTAGCCCTGCTCGGCCCAGCCTTGGCCGAGGATGATGTTGGAGCTGTTCAGCGAGGTGCACCGGAACGCGGCCCGGTAGCCGAACAGGTCCCGCAACGAGGCGGGGATGATGTCCCACGACGGGCGCTGAGTCGCCGCGACGACGGGCATGCCGCAGGCCCGGCCGAGGGAGACGAGCCCTCGCAGGAGAGTGGAGAACTCCTCCTGCTGTGCCTTGGTGCCGAGCACCGTGGAGAACATGGCGAGTTCGTCGATGACGGTGAGGATGACCGACATGCCGTCATCGGGGCCGAGCTTGCGGCGCCGGTTGGCGAGCAGCCAGGTGTAGCGGTTGGTGGCCACGGTCAGCAGGCGACGCAGGACCGAGATGCCCTGGTCGATGTCGGGGCCGATGAACGCGTCGGCGAGGTCGCGCCAGGGGCCGAGTTCGACGAGTTTGGCGTCGAAGAGTACGAGGCGGGTCAGGTCGGACAGGACGCCGTGGGCGCAGATGTTGTTGACCAGGCCGGACTTGCCGCCGCCGGGCTCACCAGCGGCGAGCAGGTTGTGGTAGACGACGTCGAGGTAGACGGGTTGGCCGAACTCGTCGATCCCGATGAACACCGGGTCGAACATCGACAGGCCAGCACCCACCGGCACCGCGCCAGCGGTGGTGGGAGATGTGGTGGTCATGAGGTGCCCTCCTGGGCGTAGTGGGCGCGAGGAACCACACGAACGAGCCGTCATGGCTCCTCGCGTCCCGAGATGGGTGAAGGTCAGATCCAGTCGGAGGTGTCGTCGTCTTCCACGGACGACGCAGACGAAGCCGCGGGCTTGCTGCCGTTGGCCGTCGTCGGGGCCGGCTTCTTGCCGGCCGGCTTGCCCTGGGTCGGAAGGTTGATCGTCGGAGCGGTGACGTCCGGCAGATCCAGGGCGGTAGGCACCGTCAGCGGTGACGCCGAGACCGGTGCGGCCAGGTCGATCACGTCGACCAGAGGTGAACCGACGTGGGCGGTGAGCACCTCGCGGCGTTTGATGTCGAACCGCAGGTAGGCGGCGTTGTTCTCCGAAGCGCGCTCGATGAGCACGGTGGAGGCGTGGCAGGTGACCGCGATCTTGTCGAGGCGGGATTCCAGATCCTTAGCCGACAGGCCGGGGCGGAGGTAGACCCAGACCCGTTCACCAACCGGGGTGGGGCGAGCCCACAGGATCAGCGGCAGCGACCCGGACTGGTTGGCGATGATGAACTGCGCGAAGCACACGCGCAGCCGGTGCCGCACCACGAGGCACCACATCCAGGCGATGACGCAGCGACGGACCGCCGGGATGGCGGCGGGGACGCCGACGACCAGGGCGACCACGAGCAGGGTCACCAGGGTCGGGGTGTGGTTGGCGAGCTGCACCCACGCGGTGAGCAGCAGAACCGCCATGGCGGTTTCGAGGCTCCACCACCACAGCAGCCGAATCACCGGCCAGATCCGCACGAGCAGCCAGGCGAGGGCACCGGTCGGAACGCCGATCAGGGCACCGACGAACAGGGACACGATCGGGTGCCAGTAGGAAGCGGCCACCACGGCCGACAACAGGCCGACGATGACCGCCGTGAGGATGAACGCCATCTTGGCGTTACGTGCGGAGGAACGGTGGACCTTGGCCTCGATGACCGTCACCGTTCCGGTTGACTTGCCGCCGAAGCGGCGGGGGCTAGACTTGGACACGACGAGTCCTCCCAATGCCAGTTGGGTTGGATGAGTGGGCGGCACCGGGGTCGGCAGACGTAGGAGTCAGTACCGACCCCGGGCCATTTCTTTGGGGTTGTCACCACTGCCAGGTGGCGACCGGACCGGGAGATGTAGGAGTCAGGAACACTCCCGGGACCGCATTGAGGTGGGATTCAGCGGACCATCAGGCCGCTAGGGTGGCCACGGACACCAGTGGCACACACAGCACAGCGGTGCGAGGGACCTACTTGGCCGGAGAACCAGTCTTCGGCTTCAGCGAGACCGCCCGGAACGCGACGCCGTTACGCCCGTTGGTCGCCCACGGAATGGCCTCCAACTGCTCGACGGCCAGGAAGTCGCCCACCTTCACGCTCGGCTTCTCTCCCGCCGTGGTGATGGTGATGACCTCCCCGCCGTTCTCGTCGAGCACGAAGACCTGGGTGGACCACATGAGCCGGCCCGTGTTCTTCTCGGACTTCTGGTTGCCGTTCTGGTCGTTCTTCGGCTCCGGGTCCTTCGACGCCGTCACCTGCTTGTTCGTGGTGTCCACGTACAGCTTCACAACAGACCTCCTGTGTCTGAGCGCATCCCTTGTTGGACGACTGCTCGGTGATGAGTCCACTGTCGCCACACTGGGTGTCACGGCATCACCACTCGCGCTGTACGTCTTGGGACGTCCCCGCTAAGCTCAAGTCGTCCCCCACGTCCAAGGGAGTAC is a window of Micromonospora sp. WMMD961 DNA encoding:
- a CDS encoding FtsK/SpoIIIE domain-containing protein, with protein sequence MTTTSPTTAGAVPVGAGLSMFDPVFIGIDEFGQPVYLDVVYHNLLAAGEPGGGKSGLVNNICAHGVLSDLTRLVLFDAKLVELGPWRDLADAFIGPDIDQGISVLRRLLTVATNRYTWLLANRRRKLGPDDGMSVILTVIDELAMFSTVLGTKAQQEEFSTLLRGLVSLGRACGMPVVAATQRPSWDIIPASLRDLFGYRAAFRCTSLNSSNIILGQGWAEQGYTASDIAPTNQGAAYLLAEGGVPRRIKAAYLTDTDIYNIADYAAWTRRPGGLPIPAGTSTEWEMAA
- a CDS encoding reverse transcriptase domain-containing protein produces the protein MSQSLPEAVRQELSSRNRLLPRRWDYVALSADSSAVERWLRPRLRRGPSGRAASVVFADKGWRGARPLHVMTLEDRVLYRALVGLVKEALPDRLRNRESIEQFRAAPLDVPSVRYISKTDVTAYYEFVDHELLCAELVAQTGEELAVESLADLLASVIGRRVGLPQVHPSSDVLGDSYIDPVRRRLLRRGHATFTYSDDFRIASRSLGEARKSLEACAMEVHALGLVLNERKTYTYGMARYRESLTSFAEAERRLFEEGDSADSSGGLGFLDSGYGDADGEETGRSTLGASPANSSVDEDDAFTAENDEVAEEIDARRVQAAQRAWELWEEEDESEETQAGQDAAITQSLLGRALLTLGVAGDNRPLKLLSALLRYEPALTPQVAAYLDAYGRGGRRARTEIRSALDQVVSGNILSTWQGIWIAHAAGGVQRATRKHAYEDWLARCVADGQDGLAATAAASLGRIGRGDAGVVASAVDRVGPEWRRLAFWGLIGLDRARAESTADDELDRLLMAQAAEQ
- a CDS encoding helix-turn-helix domain-containing protein; protein product: MDDDLMTVPEVLAALNNVSRRTFYRWRELGIAPACIRLPNGELRISRKDLRIWLEQRREVAA
- a CDS encoding RRQRL motif-containing zinc-binding protein — encoded protein: MTDLRSVDLDNLAERTGIRVEFYDPLGTRYGFPTFPYHCAPDGLATVRQLRAAGLRPNGQDPIAQIYWRHRKQHRVAYLYRLDMAAPKRTATPAQREAIAKALRARRTCRICQQVKPYYIPRRYGECLDCHEGNPS
- a CDS encoding tyrosine-type recombinase/integrase; its protein translation is MVAGREKSRTFVTRALADSFRSDLMQAANQGEAFDTDTGLPDSLTEAPAATTWLDFATKYVDMKWAGAAAKSRDSMTEALAAVTAALVKDATGRPPVELLRQALRNHVLPPPARGLDMPPDLADAMRWLRHASLPLPELREAATVRSALDVLVVKLDGKPAAATTARRKRSVFYNALQYAVELEELEFNPIDKLRVRSQRKKIAEVVDRRVVVNQRQALELLIAVTYVGQRGRKAKRGERLVAFFACLYFAALRPAEALALREQDCDLPEKGWGRLTLAKSRPQAGKRWTDSGEVHDDRGLKHRAEDEPRSVPMPPTLVTILRAHLERFGVAKDGRLFQSERGNVVAASTYSRVWDEARRLALTPRQVDSPLAGRPYDLRHAAVSLWLNAGVPATEVADRAGHSVDVLLKVYAKCIDGAEATVNDRIAEALTGVAWPV
- a CDS encoding DUF2637 domain-containing protein, whose translation is MATTDPTAVTEQFAAEYARNAVPTMLKAIASIKRYNRFVLLGALLTSYLHQAHYLWTQNAGYFAYLVPLIFDAAMVSMLTVVRTSGIAKDAKRGAMVVFAAAAMLSATINFASPGSLGLRLVFALVVVLVIGVELVAGRIRPDFAAIQAEAAALLAAVNDLTDTTPATAPTTTPAVDTTPAPVPAVDATPPPAPAAITAPAFTPIPAARPEVPAHLMPTARFVVGRHEQSTGRPITIDELAGLLSVTPDIARELLHTITGHTPAVNGTPVTGGAR
- a CDS encoding replication initiator, whose product is MDSTLDLTPRASARGVGSNADTIPFVGYTAAGSAFTRAQHPDYFGWIEHVRAAAGCTRPIRLAGQLLTVEPSTGRLLDARHTDAMPDAAIYKACGNRRATVCPTCAGVYQRDAYQLLRAGLVGGKGVPDTVSRHPAVFATFTAPSFGAVHVRAVKRHTCANRKRCDCRPDPCHARRSTDPTAGLCAHGLPAVCWARHEPGDQVLGQPLCLDCYDHDHQVVWNVFAGELWRRTKQAAERHLAQLARRRGIPPARMVTASGKVRTLAPVRLSHGKAAEFQARGAVHFHALVRLDGVDPTDPTAVIPPPAGFTAADLDDAIRHAVTQVGYTTPTHPDRPEGWSIVWGDPSKGLDIRPISLTGSGEVTDGMVAGYLAKYATKSTEVTGHRSVRLDADSIGDYADPDGDHTARLIDACWRLGRPTSTPVPLSQRPRDYRPTPGFVERWECPDCGTHTRYRACPVCVAERQASLDAEPAKPATGNPYARLRRWAHMLGFGGHFLTKARRYSVTFQLLRDTRVAFRRHEHEHQADEQPAALRAVDHLNDTTPLIVGTLTFAGVGWHTTGDALLANTAAAMARARHATGREELAHELGTTLAGSTPVAA